In Ctenopharyngodon idella isolate HZGC_01 chromosome 1, HZGC01, whole genome shotgun sequence, a single genomic region encodes these proteins:
- the LOC127519010 gene encoding uncharacterized protein LOC127519010, with translation MYTFLWFCLCYGLLFGVFGVGTGEIKRVSEGESVTLNIKAQRDKELLWLFGDQETLIAEIKMEDGVYKTYDGADGRFRGRLELDYNTGSLTITNIRTEHAGRYQLQIIISDTFSYETFTVSVYARLPVPVISRDSSQCSSSSGSSVSKCSLLCSAVNVSHVTLSWYRGSSLLSNISVSDLSVSLSLPLEVEHQDKNSYRCVLNNPISHQTKHLDISGLCQPCPAPLPIPVISRDSPQCSSSLPDQNCSLLCSVLNVSHVTLSCYKGNGLLSSVSASDLSVSLSLPLEVEHQDRNTYSCAINNSFTNQTQHLDISQLCQPCSGRTHCCGFTETVIRLAGSALVGVATVAILVYDIRSRRSYQKRREQTTPPHADEYDDVASGH, from the exons atgtatacatttctttggtTCTGTTTGTGTTATGGACTCCTGTTTG GTGTGTTTGGTGTTGGGACAGGTGAAATCAAAAGGGTATCAGAGGGAGAGTCTGTTACTCTAAACATTAAGGCGCAGAGAGATAAGGAGCTACTGTGGTTGTTTGGAGATCAAGAGACTCTCATTGCTGAAATCAAGATGGAAGACGGAGTCTATAAAACATATGATGGTgctgatgggagattcagaggcAGACTGGAGCTGGACTATAatactggatctctgaccatcacaaacatcagaACTGAGCATGCTGGACGCTATCAACTTCAGATCATCATCAGCGATACGTTCTCATACGAGACATTCACAGTTTCTGTCTATG CTCGTCTGCCCGTTCCTGTCATCAGCAGAGACTCTTCTCAGTGTTCTTCATCATCAGGATCGTCAGTGTCAAAATGTTCACTgttgtgttcagctgtgaatgtgagtcatgtgactctctcctggtacagAGGAAGcagtttattgtccaacatcagcgtgtctgatctcagcgtcagtctctctctacctctggaggtggaacATCAGGATAAAAACTCCTACAGatgtgtgctgaacaatcccatcagccACCAGACCAAACATCTGGACATCAGTGGACTCTGTCAGCCATGTCCAG CTCCTCTGCCGATTCCTGTCATCAGCAGAGACTCTCCTCAGTGTTCTTCATCATTACCAGACCAGAATTGTTCACTGCTGTGTTCAGTGTTGAATGTGAGTCACGTGACTCTCTCCTGTTACAAAGGAAACGGTTTATTGTCCAGCGTCAGTGCGTCTGATCTCAGcgtcagtctctctctacctctggaggtggaacATCAGGATAgaaacacctacagctgtgcGATCAACAATTCATTCACTaaccagactcaacatctggacatcTCTCAGCTCTGTCAGCCATGTTCAG GCCGCACGCACTGTTGTGGTTTTACTGAAACTGTCATCCGATTGGCTGGCTCTGCTCtggtgggcgtggctactgttgCCATTCTGGTTTATGACATCAGGTCCAGAAGGTCTTATCAGAAGAGGAGAGAGCAGACGACCCCGCCGCACGCAGATGAATATGATGATGTGGCATCAGGTCACTAG